The genomic region TAGGATTCTCAGAAGCACACGTACCCAAGTATCACCAGCTGTCAGCCAGCTCTCTTTGGACTGACTGGCCACCAGTGCCACTGTGCCAAGAGCTGTCTCACAGGTAGAGGGGCTACGTACCTCGCTAGGAGTAGAAATTGATGCTCCCTCTGCTAGGAACCGAGCACGGGAGGCAGAGGTTGGCAAATCTGCATCCACGATGTAGAAGCCATGGTGATGAAGGAGACGAACAAAATCTTTCATGTTGCCAACATCAAAACTCCTCCTCTGGCCAGTACTTCTGTTGTGAAGAACGGCTCCTCAATCACAATGAAGTCTCCGTCATCGCCCCACCAAATGGACTGGAAGCCATCACTCTCAACAACTTTCCGGAGATGGTTGAGAAAGGAGCAGGATGACATGT from Meleagris gallopavo isolate NT-WF06-2002-E0010 breed Aviagen turkey brand Nicholas breeding stock unplaced genomic scaffold, Turkey_5.1 ChrUn_random_7180001836464, whole genome shotgun sequence harbors:
- the LOC109364273 gene encoding LOW QUALITY PROTEIN: heat shock transcription factor, Y-linked-like (The sequence of the model RefSeq protein was modified relative to this genomic sequence to represent the inferred CDS: inserted 1 base in 1 codon) — protein: WNVPMVTFVKVPLPAARVPLRFLLLLAGQALLAAGTVMDRNFCPGEKFTIPMETPSLETSGVSLPNTQSAVSASAARRLRGKRAAADAALGPLQEEKTSPFSPGEVCAKRRCCGPSEKCSSNASDMSSCSFLNHLRKVVESDGFQSIWWGDDGDFIVIEEPFFTTEVLARGGXFDVGNMKDFVRLLHHHGFYIVDADLPTSASRARFLAEGASISTPSEVRSPSTCETALGTVALVASQSKESWLTAGDTWVRV